The Fructilactobacillus myrtifloralis genome contains a region encoding:
- a CDS encoding Sau3AI family type II restriction endonuclease: protein MEYESKESVHNKALKIKGKTQGELAKELNLKVNSNKNLMGDIFEAWFGKEKDNKSEPDLGVSELKATPFKKLKRKTNGNLYSSKERLVLNIIDYNKLDKESFDNSHFLHKNRVLEIAFYEYLENISPDNFEFKYIIMYQMQKSPKDFEIIKKDWEIIQDFVHKGKAEELSESATNYLAACTKGANKNSKRQQPHSNQPAKQRAFSFKNKFMTYLLNEKVIGNKHDDAVIKNSIELKNNSLEEVIEKRFKNYVGLTDIQIAKKLDVNLITTKNKAPKNFHNMIVRAILGINKNNGNLNNIEEFEKSSIIPKTIQFDSKGINKESMSLNYFKFCNLVNEYWDDEDEMAVADLNIYLSESKFLFIVFQEDENGNNILKGIKFYTFPKELINGPIKEVWEDTKNKVKTGVKLYYDGNHVHNNFIKQKNNMIIHVRPHASTSSYVNSSSSSRLPTPAQWTNKPADFDDNFMTIQSFWINNTFIRKVVKNLISKKTDA, encoded by the coding sequence ATGGAGTATGAAAGTAAAGAATCAGTTCATAATAAAGCTTTAAAAATAAAAGGTAAGACACAAGGTGAATTAGCAAAAGAACTAAATTTAAAGGTTAATAGTAATAAAAACTTAATGGGTGATATTTTTGAAGCATGGTTTGGAAAGGAAAAAGATAATAAGAGCGAACCAGATTTAGGTGTTTCAGAATTAAAAGCAACCCCATTTAAAAAATTGAAGAGAAAGACTAATGGAAATCTTTATAGCTCTAAGGAACGATTAGTTTTAAATATTATTGACTATAATAAATTGGATAAAGAAAGCTTCGATAACAGTCATTTTCTGCATAAGAATAGAGTTTTAGAAATCGCATTTTATGAATATTTAGAAAATATTAGTCCTGATAATTTTGAATTCAAATATATCATCATGTATCAAATGCAAAAATCACCTAAAGATTTTGAAATTATAAAAAAAGATTGGGAGATAATCCAAGATTTTGTTCATAAAGGTAAAGCTGAGGAATTGAGTGAAAGTGCTACTAACTATTTGGCTGCTTGTACAAAGGGGGCAAATAAGAATTCAAAGCGGCAACAGCCTCATTCTAATCAGCCAGCTAAGCAAAGAGCTTTTTCGTTTAAAAATAAATTTATGACATACTTATTGAACGAAAAAGTTATAGGAAATAAACATGATGATGCTGTTATAAAAAATTCAATCGAGTTAAAAAATAATTCTCTTGAAGAAGTAATTGAGAAAAGATTTAAAAATTACGTTGGTTTAACTGATATTCAAATTGCCAAAAAATTAGATGTTAATTTGATAACAACAAAAAATAAGGCACCAAAAAACTTTCATAATATGATTGTTAGAGCCATATTAGGAATTAATAAAAATAATGGTAATTTAAATAACATTGAAGAATTTGAAAAATCGTCTATTATTCCTAAAACCATCCAGTTTGATAGTAAAGGGATAAATAAAGAAAGTATGTCATTGAATTATTTTAAGTTTTGTAATCTTGTTAATGAATATTGGGATGATGAAGATGAAATGGCAGTTGCTGACTTGAATATTTATTTATCTGAAAGTAAATTCCTGTTTATTGTTTTTCAAGAAGATGAAAATGGAAATAATATTTTAAAAGGAATTAAATTTTATACATTCCCGAAAGAATTAATCAATGGACCGATTAAGGAAGTTTGGGAAGATACTAAGAATAAAGTTAAAACTGGAGTTAAACTTTATTATGATGGAAATCATGTCCATAATAATTTTATAAAACAAAAGAATAATATGATTATTCATGTTCGTCCACATGCATCTACAAGTAGCTACGTAAATAGTTCATCATCATCAAGATTACCTACTCCTGCGCAGTGGACCAATAAGCCAGCAGATTTTGATGATAATTTCATGACCATTCAATCTTTTTGGATTAATAATACTTTTATTAGAAAAGTAGTTAAAAACCTAATATCTAAAAAAACAGATGCCTAA
- a CDS encoding DUF2922 domain-containing protein, protein MKILELVFKTEQHKVRTLQLNYANQNLEASKVEDLMKRISALEMFKKDGINLYATPVAARYAENSKYPIFGEIKKVA, encoded by the coding sequence ATGAAAATTTTAGAATTAGTATTTAAGACGGAACAACACAAGGTACGGACTTTACAATTGAACTATGCGAATCAGAACTTGGAAGCATCTAAAGTGGAAGATTTGATGAAGCGAATTTCGGCTTTGGAAATGTTTAAAAAGGATGGAATCAATTTGTATGCTACTCCTGTTGCTGCCAGATATGCGGAAAATAGTAAGTATCCAATTTTTGGTGAAATTAAAAAAGTTGCATAA
- a CDS encoding HEPN domain-containing protein yields the protein MKKKNDNLDKAIKDFVKSINLNPDEVINVLYGKFNFSYSGDKMSNLLSEIVKNEKYKNIFFEPRLEHKLTEYIETKFIEKSDSTDKPQTSNEDIEDIIYSFLNQDKTTFIVLLPISGIYIINDELNLGILKIYNSCQQQKIFNQIKEQYNIQSFTEESTREFPKTKPFVILNIKSIDNSTDNDDGYYAILAAKRIISGILNATQIMVYGQPYRIELANSEIDFPTSPIVIKPKDKKIIVHFGEYEPPLLNEKYLSRTVNLEENKTFFSIINLIAKKIKKNEPLTNFESDLWKANEHIGNGIKEQESEKKLTNFMMGIESLVEIKSKHITEQIAITTAVIYLGPEGIKNKKNRNKFIKDFKNLYNLRSKISHGGTGIISKNDLNLLGFISIVILKSLSDHYNELKNESSIKKPKLISYAKSKVPDLIQYFK from the coding sequence ATGAAGAAAAAAAATGATAATTTAGATAAAGCAATTAAAGATTTTGTTAAATCGATTAATTTAAATCCTGATGAAGTTATTAATGTCCTATATGGAAAATTCAATTTTTCATATTCAGGAGACAAGATGAGTAATTTGCTTTCAGAAATTGTAAAAAACGAAAAATATAAAAATATATTTTTTGAACCACGACTGGAACATAAGCTTACTGAGTATATTGAAACTAAATTTATCGAAAAAAGTGATAGTACTGATAAACCACAGACTAGCAATGAAGATATAGAAGACATAATTTATTCATTTTTAAATCAGGATAAAACCACTTTTATTGTTTTACTTCCTATATCTGGAATATATATAATAAACGATGAATTAAATCTTGGAATTTTAAAGATTTACAATAGCTGTCAACAACAAAAGATATTTAACCAAATTAAAGAACAATACAATATACAAAGTTTCACGGAAGAATCAACTCGTGAATTCCCAAAAACGAAACCTTTTGTGATTTTAAATATCAAATCAATTGATAATAGTACTGATAATGATGATGGCTACTATGCAATTCTAGCTGCAAAAAGAATCATTTCCGGAATTTTAAATGCAACACAAATTATGGTTTATGGTCAACCGTACAGAATTGAGTTAGCAAATTCAGAAATAGATTTCCCCACTTCTCCAATTGTAATAAAACCGAAAGACAAAAAAATAATTGTGCACTTTGGCGAGTATGAACCGCCATTATTAAATGAAAAATATTTAAGCAGAACTGTGAACCTTGAAGAAAACAAAACATTTTTTTCTATAATCAATCTAATTGCTAAGAAAATTAAAAAAAATGAACCACTAACTAATTTTGAAAGTGATTTATGGAAAGCAAATGAACATATTGGAAATGGGATCAAGGAACAAGAAAGTGAAAAGAAATTAACCAATTTCATGATGGGAATTGAATCATTAGTAGAAATAAAATCAAAACACATCACTGAACAAATTGCTATAACTACTGCAGTTATTTATTTAGGACCTGAGGGAATCAAAAACAAAAAAAATAGAAACAAATTCATAAAGGATTTTAAAAATCTATACAATTTAAGATCAAAAATATCACATGGTGGAACGGGAATAATTTCAAAAAATGATTTAAATCTATTAGGTTTCATATCTATTGTCATATTAAAATCACTTTCTGATCATTATAATGAATTAAAAAACGAATCTAGTATAAAAAAACCAAAACTAATTAGTTATGCAAAATCAAAGGTACCAGATTTAATTCAATATTTTAAATAA
- a CDS encoding ammonium transporter yields MAVNVLFIFLCSILVLLMTPGLAFFYGGMVPRRDINNTLMAVFIMCCVPVLLWVVCGYSLSFSGNNWNLIGNLHNFFLHNVKLNAGAPTTGGSITNIAFLIFQMMFAVITPALFVGAVVERINFRFLLLFVVLWSLFVYYPLVHIVWGGGFLQSLGVLDFAGGLVVHINAGVTALLLAYFLGPRLIKEKGSPKSLSWVLLGTTFLWIGWYGFNAGSAFAINGIAMQAMLTTTVATATAMLIWIILDVFTKRNATLFGICSGAICGLVAITPACGYVSIESAMIIGALATMASYGFITVIKPLLKVDDTLDAFGCHGVSGIMGSVLTGLFASKAINPVVTHNGWLAGGNFHQFGIQLGATLFTVVFTVVVVTIIVLILKRIMSMRMRHEEEIVKREMTES; encoded by the coding sequence ATGGCGGTTAACGTGTTATTTATTTTTCTATGTTCGATTTTGGTCCTGCTGATGACGCCGGGCCTGGCATTTTTCTACGGGGGGATGGTGCCCCGCAGAGACATTAACAATACCCTGATGGCGGTCTTCATCATGTGTTGTGTACCGGTGCTGCTCTGGGTCGTCTGCGGGTATTCCCTCTCGTTTTCGGGGAATAACTGGAACCTGATCGGGAATCTTCATAACTTCTTTTTACACAACGTGAAACTGAACGCGGGAGCGCCGACCACCGGTGGCAGCATTACTAACATCGCGTTCCTGATTTTTCAAATGATGTTTGCGGTGATCACGCCCGCCCTGTTTGTGGGGGCCGTCGTGGAACGAATCAATTTCCGCTTTCTCTTACTATTCGTCGTGTTATGGTCGCTCTTTGTGTACTATCCCTTGGTCCACATCGTGTGGGGTGGCGGATTCCTGCAAAGCCTCGGAGTTCTCGACTTTGCCGGTGGATTGGTAGTGCACATTAACGCTGGAGTGACGGCGTTGTTACTGGCGTACTTCTTAGGACCACGGTTGATTAAGGAAAAGGGGAGTCCGAAGAGTTTGAGCTGGGTGCTACTTGGAACGACCTTCCTCTGGATTGGCTGGTACGGGTTTAACGCCGGCTCCGCCTTTGCGATTAACGGAATTGCGATGCAGGCCATGTTAACCACGACGGTAGCAACCGCAACTGCCATGTTAATCTGGATCATCCTGGACGTGTTCACCAAACGTAACGCAACCTTGTTTGGAATTTGTTCGGGGGCAATCTGTGGGCTAGTGGCAATCACGCCGGCCTGCGGGTACGTGTCGATTGAAAGTGCGATGATAATTGGTGCATTGGCTACGATGGCCAGCTACGGATTTATCACCGTGATTAAACCGCTCTTGAAAGTCGATGATACGTTGGATGCCTTTGGTTGTCACGGGGTGTCTGGGATCATGGGAAGCGTGTTAACCGGTCTCTTTGCTAGCAAGGCGATTAACCCGGTGGTTACCCACAACGGCTGGTTAGCCGGAGGGAACTTCCACCAGTTTGGGATTCAACTCGGGGCAACCCTGTTTACGGTGGTCTTTACCGTAGTGGTTGTAACGATCATTGTGTTGATCTTGAAACGGATCATGAGCATGCGGATGCGCCATGAGGAAGAAATCGTGAAACGAGAAATGACGGAATCATAA
- a CDS encoding aspartate aminotransferase family protein yields the protein MSQNQALLHQESQGLAPASRIKFFNVVLKSGKGAILTDADNRDYIDLLSSASSTNTGHAHPHVVHAIQEQATRLIQYTPAYFATEPEIELVKRLTALAPIAGPVKVAFGNSGSDANDAIIKFARAYTGRQNVVSFTGAYHGSTYGSITTSAVSLNMARKIGPLLPGVVKVPFPSHWDRLPNETEAEFCDRMFAAFKQPFETYLPADETALVEIEAIQGDGGFCKAPARYLDQVYTFCQEHGILFAVDEVNQGLGRSGTMWSIDHFPNVHPDLIAVGKSIASGLPLSAVLGRAEVMDALAAPGNVYTTAGNPVTTAAANATLDVINDEHLVERSARLGKTARQFFLDLRKQYPFIGDVRIYGLNGGIDVVDPETKQPDAIAASMLITRLLELGVLMITVRGNVLRFQPPLVIPEQTLQQAFQIIETACADLQAGRIAKPDHQIGW from the coding sequence ATGTCACAGAATCAAGCACTACTGCACCAAGAATCCCAGGGATTAGCACCGGCGAGTCGCATCAAGTTCTTCAATGTCGTTTTAAAGTCCGGCAAGGGCGCCATCCTGACCGATGCCGACAACCGCGATTACATTGACTTACTCTCCAGTGCCTCGTCCACGAACACCGGACACGCGCATCCGCACGTCGTTCATGCCATCCAGGAACAGGCTACCCGCTTAATCCAGTACACACCGGCCTACTTTGCGACTGAGCCAGAGATTGAACTGGTCAAGCGCTTAACTGCGCTGGCTCCAATTGCTGGTCCCGTCAAGGTAGCCTTTGGTAACTCGGGGTCGGATGCAAACGATGCGATCATAAAATTCGCCCGGGCCTACACCGGCCGGCAAAACGTGGTGAGCTTCACCGGCGCCTACCATGGTTCTACGTACGGTTCAATCACCACCTCAGCAGTGAGCCTCAACATGGCACGCAAGATTGGTCCGTTATTACCGGGCGTCGTTAAGGTGCCGTTCCCGAGTCATTGGGACCGGTTACCCAACGAAACTGAAGCTGAGTTCTGTGACCGGATGTTTGCCGCCTTCAAACAACCCTTTGAAACCTACCTTCCTGCCGATGAAACAGCCTTAGTCGAAATCGAAGCCATCCAGGGTGACGGCGGCTTTTGTAAGGCTCCCGCTCGCTACCTCGACCAGGTCTATACCTTCTGTCAGGAACACGGAATCCTGTTTGCCGTTGATGAAGTTAACCAGGGACTGGGGCGCTCCGGAACCATGTGGAGTATCGACCACTTCCCCAACGTCCATCCCGACCTCATCGCGGTCGGGAAATCGATTGCTTCCGGCTTACCATTAAGTGCGGTCCTCGGCCGGGCCGAAGTCATGGACGCCCTTGCTGCGCCCGGAAACGTCTACACCACGGCGGGAAACCCGGTCACCACGGCCGCGGCTAACGCGACTCTCGACGTCATTAACGATGAACACCTGGTCGAACGGAGTGCCCGGTTAGGTAAGACGGCGCGCCAGTTCTTTCTCGACTTACGGAAGCAATATCCTTTCATCGGCGACGTCCGCATCTATGGCCTCAACGGTGGGATTGATGTGGTTGATCCAGAAACGAAGCAACCCGATGCAATCGCAGCTTCAATGTTAATCACCCGGTTATTGGAACTAGGCGTCTTAATGATTACCGTTCGGGGGAACGTGTTACGGTTCCAACCACCATTGGTAATTCCGGAACAAACTTTGCAACAGGCCTTTCAAATCATTGAAACCGCCTGTGCCGACTTGCAGGCGGGGCGGATTGCTAAACCAGACCATCAGATTGGGTGGTAA
- the trhA gene encoding PAQR family membrane homeostasis protein TrhA: MLNHFRNSRDYQILNEILSALTHGIGAAVSIAGLVLLILRGVQEGGALRITCFAIYGSILVLFYLASTLFHSLSFTPAKHIFQVFDHSAIYILIAGTYLPYCLVTIGGWLGWTTLIVIWLMALAGIIYKAMYGNRFPVVSTVIYVVMGWACLVDALPLWQRLNHLSFWLLFAGGVAFTVGAVLYSFKRILFGHVIWHLFVMLGTVLMYFSIYIGV, encoded by the coding sequence ATGCTGAACCACTTTCGCAACAGTCGTGATTACCAGATTCTCAATGAAATTCTCAGTGCCCTAACCCACGGAATCGGAGCGGCAGTGAGCATTGCGGGTTTAGTCCTACTCATTTTACGTGGGGTGCAAGAAGGTGGCGCCCTCAGAATCACCTGCTTTGCCATCTATGGTTCGATTCTGGTGCTCTTTTACCTGGCCTCGACCCTCTTTCACAGCCTCTCGTTTACACCTGCTAAACACATTTTCCAGGTCTTTGACCACTCGGCAATTTACATCTTGATTGCGGGAACTTACCTGCCCTACTGTTTGGTGACCATTGGAGGGTGGCTCGGTTGGACCACTTTGATTGTGATCTGGCTGATGGCGCTTGCTGGCATTATCTATAAAGCCATGTATGGCAATCGGTTCCCGGTTGTTTCCACCGTCATTTACGTCGTGATGGGCTGGGCCTGTCTAGTGGATGCCCTTCCGCTATGGCAACGTCTGAACCACCTAAGTTTCTGGCTTCTGTTTGCCGGTGGCGTTGCTTTTACCGTGGGCGCCGTGCTATACAGTTTTAAACGCATCCTCTTTGGTCATGTAATTTGGCACCTCTTCGTGATGCTCGGGACGGTCTTAATGTACTTTTCGATTTATATAGGGGTCTAA
- the rpiA gene encoding ribose 5-phosphate isomerase A, translating to MAANHKRTHSKERIEREKEQAAQYVAARIPDHIVLGLGSGTTAAYFVQAIHDRIEAEHLDIECVATSVGTQQLAEQLGMRMLDVNTIDAVDITVDGADVVDEHLDGIKGGGAALLFEKLVANMSKRNIWIVDSRKPRKSLAWQMLPVEVIPFGGMGVFRYLRDHGYHPAFRFQDNGDILATDSGNYLIDITIPKGADLPALAANLKKQTGVVEHGLFLNVCDELVVGGDEVQVTKRHVESA from the coding sequence GTGGCCGCTAATCACAAACGGACCCACTCAAAGGAACGAATTGAACGGGAAAAGGAACAAGCAGCCCAGTACGTGGCAGCTCGGATTCCCGATCACATCGTGCTGGGGCTGGGCTCCGGGACCACGGCAGCCTACTTTGTGCAGGCCATTCATGACCGGATTGAAGCCGAACACTTAGACATTGAGTGTGTCGCAACGTCGGTCGGCACTCAACAACTCGCCGAACAGTTGGGAATGCGGATGCTGGATGTTAATACGATTGATGCCGTCGATATCACGGTTGATGGCGCAGACGTAGTGGACGAACATCTCGACGGGATCAAAGGTGGTGGCGCCGCGCTCCTGTTTGAAAAACTGGTTGCTAACATGTCGAAACGGAACATCTGGATCGTGGATTCGAGAAAACCACGGAAATCGCTCGCATGGCAAATGTTGCCAGTCGAAGTGATTCCGTTTGGCGGGATGGGCGTCTTTCGTTACCTGCGCGACCACGGGTATCACCCGGCGTTTCGCTTTCAGGACAACGGCGACATCCTCGCCACGGATTCTGGGAACTACCTGATTGACATCACGATTCCCAAGGGTGCTGATTTGCCAGCGCTAGCGGCGAACCTTAAGAAACAGACGGGCGTCGTGGAACACGGACTGTTTTTAAACGTCTGTGATGAACTGGTCGTTGGTGGTGATGAAGTCCAGGTGACTAAGCGCCACGTGGAAAGTGCCTAA
- a CDS encoding zinc-dependent alcohol dehydrogenase family protein — MKALVMTAKQQMEIQERDVPTPKDDEVLVETAYTGICGTDTGLFNGLPGSADAVPPIVLGHENSGIVRAVGKNVQDFKEGDRVAVDPNIYCGKCHYCHIGLYEECDNLSAVGVTRDGGLEQYFTAPEEVTYHVPDDLSLKAACSTEPVSCGVHTMHIMEDIQPSMTALIIGDGYMAKLFAQLLRAYGIQNITMTGRHDDLLAQEKEQLNLTNVVNTTKEDIPGNYDVVIEAVGKPETQEQAVQHTNKGAQVFMFGVGAPGQTFSMNTYEIFKKQLTVKGSMINPHAFVDSIELLESGAVKVEPFQANVISLEEVEGVLNHSTPKTGKTIVAVNPNLK, encoded by the coding sequence ATGAAAGCTTTGGTAATGACTGCCAAACAACAAATGGAAATCCAAGAACGCGATGTTCCAACTCCCAAAGATGATGAAGTTTTAGTAGAAACTGCATACACGGGAATTTGTGGAACTGATACGGGACTCTTTAACGGTCTCCCTGGTTCAGCTGACGCCGTTCCCCCAATTGTCCTTGGTCACGAAAACTCTGGAATCGTGCGGGCCGTTGGTAAAAACGTGCAAGACTTCAAAGAAGGCGACCGGGTAGCCGTTGACCCTAACATCTACTGTGGCAAGTGTCACTACTGTCACATCGGCCTTTACGAAGAATGTGACAACCTTTCTGCCGTTGGAGTTACTCGTGACGGTGGTTTGGAACAATACTTCACTGCTCCAGAAGAAGTAACTTACCATGTTCCGGATGACCTATCATTAAAGGCTGCTTGCTCAACGGAACCAGTTTCTTGTGGTGTTCACACGATGCACATCATGGAAGACATTCAACCTAGCATGACTGCTTTAATCATCGGTGATGGTTACATGGCTAAACTGTTTGCTCAATTATTACGGGCTTACGGAATCCAAAACATCACGATGACTGGTCGTCACGATGACTTGCTGGCCCAAGAAAAAGAACAATTAAACTTAACGAACGTTGTAAACACGACTAAGGAAGACATTCCTGGTAACTACGACGTCGTGATCGAAGCCGTTGGTAAACCAGAAACGCAAGAACAAGCCGTTCAACACACGAACAAGGGTGCTCAAGTGTTCATGTTCGGGGTTGGTGCTCCCGGTCAAACGTTCTCAATGAACACGTACGAAATCTTCAAGAAACAATTAACGGTTAAGGGTTCCATGATTAACCCACACGCCTTCGTTGATTCAATCGAATTGCTTGAATCTGGTGCCGTTAAGGTTGAACCATTCCAAGCTAACGTAATTTCGTTAGAAGAAGTGGAAGGGGTTTTGAACCACTCTACTCCTAAGACTGGTAAAACCATCGTTGCTGTTAACCCGAACTTGAAATAA
- a CDS encoding fructose permease, with amino-acid sequence MANQKPKKTPRTISMKTSIMFFALSLVINSLGNVLTLVSSSKVLPSFLGSAYWTAAETNLGIAFHWNLFWAFLILGVVITILNAILVGHWDWGRAIGNVIFMVPFSFLIQFFNNLFVGGDFFGIHMSPIVNIPEADVHAGDWWLIAIYILINFIGVAFIAIAISIYQRVNLVLHPADDLMQILRFKYFKGNAGRAMWASYIPPTIMAVVAYVMTRQFTFYGIGTIFAFLFQGNITGWADKMVFPRLKHQAVDVADGDEPIIVEEIDSDIEAYDERHDHK; translated from the coding sequence ATGGCTAATCAAAAACCGAAAAAAACGCCGCGGACCATTTCCATGAAAACATCCATCATGTTTTTTGCCCTTTCGTTGGTGATCAACTCCTTGGGAAACGTGCTCACGCTGGTTTCTAGTTCCAAAGTGCTCCCCTCGTTTTTAGGTTCAGCCTACTGGACCGCCGCGGAAACAAACCTGGGGATTGCCTTTCACTGGAACCTCTTTTGGGCCTTCTTAATTCTCGGAGTTGTAATTACCATCCTAAATGCCATTCTGGTGGGCCACTGGGATTGGGGCCGGGCCATCGGAAACGTGATTTTCATGGTGCCGTTCTCCTTTTTAATCCAATTCTTTAACAACTTGTTCGTGGGTGGTGACTTCTTTGGGATTCACATGAGTCCCATCGTCAACATTCCGGAGGCTGACGTGCACGCTGGTGACTGGTGGCTAATCGCCATTTACATCCTGATTAACTTTATCGGGGTGGCGTTCATTGCAATTGCAATTTCAATCTACCAACGGGTTAACCTCGTGTTGCACCCGGCTGATGATCTGATGCAGATCCTGCGGTTTAAATACTTCAAGGGAAACGCTGGTCGGGCAATGTGGGCTTCCTACATTCCCCCAACGATCATGGCCGTGGTGGCCTACGTAATGACCCGGCAATTTACCTTCTACGGAATTGGAACCATTTTTGCCTTCCTCTTCCAAGGAAACATTACCGGGTGGGCCGATAAAATGGTCTTTCCCCGGTTGAAACACCAAGCAGTCGACGTTGCTGATGGTGATGAACCCATCATCGTTGAAGAAATCGATAGTGATATCGAAGCTTACGACGAACGTCACGACCACAAATAG
- a CDS encoding amino acid permease has translation MNSLFRKKNITTLLNQTTPLKRTLTAKDLTLLGIGAIIGTGIFVLTGKGALTAGPALSISFLLAAICCGFAGLCYAEFASMAPIAGSAYTYSFIAFGELIAFIIGWDLILEYALASATVAVGWSGYFVNILANIGIKIPTALTAAAGTTPGVHTVFNLPAFVIVLVITWVIALGINETKRLNTIMVAIKLGVILLFILFTVWSIKVSNWKPFSPFGWYSLHNHTAAGIIPAASIVFFSFIGFDSVSSSAEETINPSKNLPRGILFSLIISTILYIIMTLIMTGVVKYPVFAKYLNAPVLAVLAQTGQTWLAAVVSLGAVVGMTTVILVMLYGQSRISYSMARDGLFPKVFSKVDQKHQTPYVVTWFFGIITALAAGLVNLNILSELVNIGTLSAFILVAAGIMVMRYTQPHAKRGFKAPLVPLTPILSILFCGLLIAGLNWETWVRFLIWLALGLLVYFGYSRRHSVLNH, from the coding sequence ATGAACAGTCTCTTTCGGAAGAAAAACATTACTACACTGCTCAACCAAACTACGCCCCTGAAACGTACCCTGACCGCCAAGGACCTGACCCTGCTTGGAATCGGGGCCATTATCGGAACCGGAATCTTCGTGCTGACCGGGAAAGGGGCCTTGACGGCTGGTCCCGCGCTCTCAATCTCATTTCTGCTCGCCGCCATCTGTTGTGGCTTCGCCGGTCTCTGTTACGCGGAATTTGCATCGATGGCGCCGATTGCTGGCTCCGCCTACACCTATTCCTTCATTGCCTTTGGAGAATTAATCGCCTTTATCATCGGCTGGGACCTGATTTTGGAGTATGCACTCGCATCGGCTACCGTAGCCGTCGGGTGGTCGGGTTACTTCGTCAACATCCTAGCAAACATTGGGATTAAAATCCCCACCGCATTGACCGCAGCCGCCGGTACGACCCCGGGCGTGCACACCGTCTTTAACCTCCCCGCCTTTGTCATTGTCCTGGTGATTACCTGGGTGATTGCGCTGGGGATTAACGAAACCAAACGCTTAAACACCATCATGGTGGCGATTAAACTTGGTGTAATCCTGCTCTTCATTCTCTTTACCGTTTGGTCCATCAAAGTTTCCAACTGGAAACCCTTCAGTCCCTTTGGCTGGTACTCACTTCACAACCACACGGCCGCCGGGATTATTCCGGCCGCTTCAATTGTCTTCTTCTCTTTCATCGGGTTTGATTCGGTTTCTTCAAGTGCCGAAGAAACCATTAACCCCAGCAAGAACCTGCCCCGCGGGATTCTCTTTTCACTGATCATTTCAACCATTCTCTACATCATCATGACTTTGATCATGACGGGGGTCGTGAAGTACCCTGTCTTTGCTAAGTACCTGAACGCTCCAGTGCTCGCGGTGCTCGCCCAGACCGGCCAAACCTGGTTAGCCGCCGTGGTAAGTTTGGGGGCCGTAGTCGGAATGACCACCGTGATCTTGGTGATGCTCTACGGTCAATCCCGGATTAGTTACTCAATGGCCAGAGACGGCCTCTTCCCGAAGGTCTTTAGCAAGGTTGATCAAAAACACCAAACGCCCTACGTGGTGACCTGGTTCTTTGGGATTATCACCGCGCTTGCCGCTGGGCTCGTCAACCTGAACATTCTCTCCGAGCTGGTTAACATTGGAACCCTGTCCGCCTTCATCTTGGTGGCTGCTGGAATCATGGTGATGCGTTACACCCAACCGCACGCAAAGCGGGGCTTTAAAGCGCCCTTGGTACCCCTCACGCCGATCCTATCGATCCTCTTCTGTGGCCTGCTCATCGCGGGGCTCAACTGGGAAACATGGGTTCGATTCTTAATCTGGCTCGCCCTCGGCCTCCTCGTTTACTTTGGCTACAGCCGCAGACACTCCGTTTTAAATCACTAA